Proteins found in one Sardina pilchardus chromosome 11, fSarPil1.1, whole genome shotgun sequence genomic segment:
- the cxxc5b gene encoding CXXC-type zinc finger protein 5 yields MSGSVGSAQGPQTAVDVSPSSPASLVERRSRSGILSEPLSKSLKRSRTLTLASNANSASNGNSHSHSGSQAGKPSAEPGQGRVPAGSVKLDRGALLSGLLDSPSGLHLAQAAELLRRAGMLMPLGGAAASDTAAMPLGAVTGVVPGDLESVAASTATDSVAGSLSDFPLLGNGFPLHPGLFIMTPAGVFLADGTFIGGGAGVTAAEHHQQAQSELSAVANANGNGKKKRKRCGVCEPCRRRVNCEQCSSCRNRKTGHQICKFRKCDELKKKPSGAMEVMLPTGAPFRWFQ; encoded by the exons ATGTCTGGTAGTGTGGGGTCAGCCCAAGGACCCCAGACTGCAGTGGACGTGTCCCCGTCGTCCCCGGCCTCGCTGGTGGAGAGGCGGAGCCGCAGCGGCATCCTGAGCGAGCCCCTGAGCAAGAGCCTGAAGCGCTCGCGCACGCTCACGCTAGCCTCCAACGCTAACAGCGCCAGCAACGgcaacagccacagccacagcggCAGCCAGGCGGGCAAGCCGTCGGCGGAGCCCGGCCAGGGCAGGGTGCCGGCGGGGAGCGTGAAACTGGACCGGGGGGCTCTGCTCTCGGGCCTGCTGGACTCGCCCAGCGGGCTGCACCTGGCGCAGGCGGCCGAGCTGCTGCGGCGCGCTGGCATGCTGATGCCCCTGGGGGGCGCCGCGGCCTCAGACACCGCCGCCATGCCCCTGGGCGCCGTCACGGGCGTGGTCCCCGGCGACCTGGAGAGCGTGGCCGCGTCCACGGCGACGGACTCTGTGGCGGGGAGCCTGTCGGACTTCCCGTTGCTGGGCAACGGCTTCCCGCTCCACCCGGGCCTGTTCATCATGACGCCGGCCGGCGTGTTCCTGGCCGACGGCACCTTCATCGGGGGCGGCGCGGGCGTGACGGCCGCCGAGCACCACCAGCAGGCCCAGAGCGAGCTGTCGGCCGTCGCCAACGCCAACGGCAACGGCAAGAAGAAGCGCAAGCGCTGCGGCGTGTGCGAGCCCTGCCGGCGGAGGGTCAACTGCGAGCAGTGCAGCAGCTGCCGCAACCGCAAGACCGGACACCAGATCTGCAAGTTCCGCAAGTGCGACGAGCTCAAGAAGAAACCGTCAGGAGCgatggag GTAATGCTGCCAACCGGGGCGCCGTTCCGATGGTTCCAGTAG
- the zgc:110843 gene encoding CDGSH iron-sulfur domain-containing protein 1 isoform X1, with amino-acid sequence MASPPFPPLPNLPSPAGTTGFRVSKDQLTTIVPVAVAAVVGTYLVSRYFSGGRSCSKGKVNLTQNKDSPKVVHSFDMEDIGSKAVYCRCWRSKKFPYCDGAHAKHNEETGDNVGPLIIKKKDA; translated from the exons ATGGCATCGCCGCCTTTTCCGCCTCTCCCTAACCTACCCTCACCTGCGGGCACCACAGGATTCAGAGTTTCGAAAG ACCAGCTGACCACCATCGTCCCTGTTGCAGTGGCCGCGGTGGTGGGCACCTACCTGGTGAGCAGGTACTTTAGTGGCGGCCGCAGCTGCTCCAAGGGGAAGGTGAATCTGACCCAGAACAAGGACAGCCCCAAGGTGGTGCACAGCTTCGACATGGAGGACATCGGCTCCAAAGCCGTCTACTGCCGCTGCTGGAGATCTAAGAAG TTTCCCTATTGTGATGGCGCACACGCCAAACACAACGAGGAGACTGGTGATAATGTGGGCCCTCTGATCATCAAGAAGAAGGATGCCTAA
- the zgc:110843 gene encoding CDGSH iron-sulfur domain-containing protein 1 isoform X2, whose amino-acid sequence MASPPFPPLPNLPSPAGTTGFRVSKVAAVVGTYLVSRYFSGGRSCSKGKVNLTQNKDSPKVVHSFDMEDIGSKAVYCRCWRSKKFPYCDGAHAKHNEETGDNVGPLIIKKKDA is encoded by the exons ATGGCATCGCCGCCTTTTCCGCCTCTCCCTAACCTACCCTCACCTGCGGGCACCACAGGATTCAGAGTTTCGAAAG TGGCCGCGGTGGTGGGCACCTACCTGGTGAGCAGGTACTTTAGTGGCGGCCGCAGCTGCTCCAAGGGGAAGGTGAATCTGACCCAGAACAAGGACAGCCCCAAGGTGGTGCACAGCTTCGACATGGAGGACATCGGCTCCAAAGCCGTCTACTGCCGCTGCTGGAGATCTAAGAAG TTTCCCTATTGTGATGGCGCACACGCCAAACACAACGAGGAGACTGGTGATAATGTGGGCCCTCTGATCATCAAGAAGAAGGATGCCTAA